The Daphnia carinata strain CSIRO-1 chromosome 1, CSIRO_AGI_Dcar_HiC_V3, whole genome shotgun sequence sequence TCTTCATTAATTTGAGGGCTTCCCAAGTTGAAGATGACATCAGCAAAGCCAGGCACACTTCCTGTGACTAGAGCCTTTATTCTAGGTAGAGTGACTGTTGGTGTATGTGCCCAAGCACGATAGGTGCAAGCACGATTTTTATCATGAAGATCAGAAAGAAAAGGCATGAACTGGATATTATCACCCAGAATAAAATCAGCTCTTAAAGCATCAATCACAATTAAGACTAGTTTTGATAACTTTGGTGTGTAAAGGTGTTTTGGATTCAACCTGCAAAACCCAACATGATCACAAATGACAACCTTTGTACGATTATCAGTTTTGTTTAAATACTTACGATAATCCGTTCAATTCTTGTGGCAGGCTTCTATTCcaatttaaagaatttttagTTCTGCTGTTATATGGCAGAAATCCAGtcaaaaatatgaaaatggcGGAAAGATGGCAAAATACTATATAAAAAATATGCCAATCTTTTCGTAGATTCATATTTTAGTAAAGTATGGCAAGTGGTTGAACATTAAACAGAGGATTTCACAAACGGTGTTTGATTAACATGAAACTGAAAGTTTCAATGTGCCGCGAGAACAGAAAATGACAACTAAATGTGATAATGCTACTATTTGGCAGTTGCTCCAATACTAAAATTGCCTCGGCTGCGACTTGCGAGTTGCGACTGCGAAATTTTGCAAACAATGTGACGGATTGTGAATTGTGGCGTGAGAATCCTAGTCAACTTTCGATACGACTCCGAGTTCAAATAATTCAAGGCACGTTTTGCGTTTTCAGTAAGTTTACTGGTACTGGTATCCCGGTATCCCATAAGTGTTTGTGGTAGATCTGAATAAGTGGCAAAGGTACAACAACCGTACAACAAGATTGCCAACACAAAATAAGACATTAGACGGAGAATCCTTTATTATTAGATGAAAAACAATTCCTCAAAACACCGACAACATGTACTTTAGACTACGATAAACTAGTAAAGTAATAGTGAGATCGTTTGTGATAGGCAACTGAACATGCAGAATCACGTTAAAATGTGCTTTAGATACTTTTCATGTATGTTTAATGGTATAGGTATTGGGACAGGAATTGGTAATGGGATCAAATAAGGGATTCGCATAACAACAAAATTTGGAGGTAATTCCTGTGTCAGACTATTTTTGTTATCCGTTTGTGGTTTCACATTTCCAGGATCACTGCGCTCAGTTGTCCTTTCATCATTAATCGGTGATTTAACGTCTGGCGTTAATGGTTTCTCAATAATTGCATCAAACGGTGTTTTATCCGGTTCAATAGCCGGTTTAACCACTTCATCTTGAGGGTTTTCACTGTGCACATCGGGGTTTTTTAATGGTTTAAGCGACCGATTCAAAGCTAACAATTGTGACTGGAGGATGTAAGATGGGACCATTTGTGGAGGATACGGAAAAGACGGTGGCCAAGCTGTCGATGGCAGAGCCGGTGTTGGCGGTGGAATCATACTGCGCGGATGGACCCTTGTTTTGTATTGGCGACTGCTTGAGTGATGCTTCCGATGGCTCTTACCTTTCTTGGACAAAGGGATATCAGGGATTTCGACTAGATTCGAGTTTCTCTTGATTGGCTGATCGTCCCGTCGTGAAGAGTGGACTAGATTTAGCGGCGCTTCGCAGTTTTGTTCTTCGGGTTCAGAATCGATAGAAGCTAATTCTGTCTCTTCATTGCATTCGAGCTTGACGTTGATCGGATTATCGAGTCGGCAGTCAGAGAGCCACAAATCAGGCGTGATTAATAGGCCCGTAGACTGCTTTTTTAGATCGATCGAGGTACCGGGCGAGGTCTCATTTTTTGAGCCGGGTGTGGTACAACTTTGTACGCCCAATGAGCTAGCCT is a genomic window containing:
- the LOC130690980 gene encoding sine oculis-binding protein homolog — its product is MAQSHASWAIRSRRELLSWDGSNSSSSTNQPSNSPTDLPVTPSSINLLHPEGNCSWCGQSEIGDGGVRGHVEGSGPAKNFCSDICFSQCRRAAFKRAKVCDWCKHVRHTVTYVDLHDGQRQLQFCTDKCRNQYKMHLFCAEASSLGVQSCTTPGSKNETSPGTSIDLKKQSTGLLITPDLWLSDCRLDNPINVKLECNEETELASIDSEPEEQNCEAPLNLVHSSRRDDQPIKRNSNLVEIPDIPLSKKGKSHRKHHSSSRQYKTRVHPRSMIPPPTPALPSTAWPPSFPYPPQMVPSYILQSQLLALNRSLKPLKNPDVHSENPQDEVVKPAIEPDKTPFDAIIEKPLTPDVKSPINDERTTERSDPGNVKPQTDNKNSLTQELPPNFVVMRIPYLIPLPIPVPIPIPLNIHEKYLKHILT